Genomic window (Gasterosteus aculeatus chromosome 1, fGasAcu3.hap1.1, whole genome shotgun sequence):
GAGTGTTGTGTGTTCTTCAGTGCGTCAGGTGGCCATCCTGGGTCTCTACCTGTCCGTGCTCTCCTCCCTCTACCTGGTCCCGCTCGGGATGTACTCGCCCTGTATTTTAGAGGCAGGACGGCTGGGTCCCGCCCCCACACTCATTGGACACAGAGGAGCTCCGATGGTGAGACTGAAAGAGACGGTGGGCCTGTCTTATTGGTTATGGTTGTTATTATTTCTCATTCTGGGAATGTTTTTTACGTGCAGCTTGCTCCAGAGAATACTGTGATGTCCTTTGAGAGAGCAGTGGAAGCTGGAGGGGAAGGACTGGAGACTGACGTCACCATCAGGTATTAACAACTCTGCCTCTAGAACATGACCTTATAAAACTATAGTGATAAATATAGTAAATAGAAAAAAGTTGGTGTGCATCCGGTCTGAATCAGTCTTCTATTTTTCACAAACAATGATGTAGTCAATGATTTACTTCTGTTAAAATGGGAAAATACTCCTCTACTCCTCTACTCTATAAAGTACATTATCATTGtgctgtttaatgtttttttagtttttttttttttactggtatTTAGTGATTCTGGACTTTAATGAGTGTCTTACATTTGCATGTCGATTTTTCTGACTACATTTTGTTGGTTATGCATATACAATGGATCATATTCTATAAGATCATCACATGTGTGCGGTATCTCACTGTGAGAATCAGTCttcactgaaaagaaaaacagtcctGTTTTCAGCTTTGTGACAATGCTTTTTACAGCTGATTGATGAGGCGTTTGAGTTTATAATGGGAGCTTAAAGTATTGAATGATTTTCTCAACTCATTAATGAACTTCATTCCTCAgtttttcacaaaccattaaaCCTCAACATATCTTGGGACAGGAAGGtaaaaatgtatctttaaaataaaacaaagtttcaccattacattacattacatgtcatttagctgacacttttatccaaagcgacttataataagtgcattcaaccataaggtacaaactcagaagaacaagaaagtgtaatttcctcaaataagccaatttacaatttgctatagataagtggcgttataagtacaatttaagtgctacaatttgttagtctttagtcgaggtagagtctgaagaggtttagtttgcggcggaagatgtcaaggctctctgtggtcctggtgtcttcagagagctcgttccaccatttcggagcaaggacagcaaagagtcgtgatctagtcgagtgttttgctctcagtgagggagggacgagtagttttgcagatgcagagccgagagtgcgggttgggatgtagggtttgaccatgtcctggatgtaagctggacccgatccattcacagcatggtacgtgagcaccagtgttttgaactggatgcaggcagccaccggtaaccagtgaagagagtggaggagtggagtagtgtgggagaatttcggaaggttgctAGGTcctggagacctgccaggagggagttgcagtattccaggcgtgagatgacaagagcctgaatcagtacctgcgctgccttctgagtgagaagaggacgtattcgcctgatgttgtagagcgtgttgtcgcagtaatgttgggagtcagggagagttggctgtcgagtgtgacacCGAGGTTTCCTTGCGGTtgaagtgggcgttaacacggagttgccaaagttgaccgtcaggtcctgggtcggagagtcttttcctggaaagataagtagttcagtcttgtcggggttgattttcagatggtgggcggacatccactgagagatgtcagttagacaggcagagatacGCGCCGCCATCCgagtgtccgagggagggaaggagagaattagttatgtgtcattggcatagctgtggtaggagaagccatgcgagcgaatgacagcactgagagagttggtgtagagcgagaagagaaggggacccaggacggaaccccgaggaactccagtagtaagaggacaaggttccgacacagatcctcgtcAGGTTACCTGGTAGGTGCgcccgtcgaggtaggacgagaggagggagagagcagagcctgagacaccaagttcctgaagggaggaaataaggatctggtagttgactgtgtcaaatgcagcagaggggtccagaaggatgaggacagaggagagagagaggcggctctagcagggtggagttgctctgagacagcaaggagagcagtctctgtggagtggcctgccttgaagcctgactggtgggggtcaaggaggtcgttacggtggagataggaggagagatggttaaagatcgcacgttcaagagttttggacaaaaagggaagaagagagaccggcctgtagttgttttcttcagaagggttgagggtaggttttttctggagagggttaactcttacctccttcagagaattgggaaaacagacagataacagagcattgttgatgagacgggtgaggaaaggaagaaggtcaggtgcgatagattgtagaagtcgggatggaatggggtcaagagggctgGTGgttggacgggcagaggttactagcgtaagaatttggttaggagacccgggtgaaagaggagagtgagggcgatagagctgaagtcagtgggacgcaagaagtaggaggtgggtttgagacagaggagcgtatgtcagctattttcttaaaggtaaagtagttgacaaagtctcccggaagaagggtggaggaggactagggggttcgaggaggttggataAGATcgaaaatagttttttggggttagaaaatgaagattcgattctggattggtagaaagagcttttggcagcagagatagaagcagaaagagaggagagattgtcagacacatgaagtggagtaacagagaggttagtggtagagcagtttctaatgaagatgtagtcaaggtgattgccggctttgtgagtaggaggagagggactgagtgacagagcaaaagaagaaagtaggtgtaagaggtcagatgacttctctgtctggatgttgaagtcacccaggaggatgagcggagggccattttcagggaagttggacaggagaatgtcctgttcttccaagaaatgacacAAGGAGGCACAACTGTGACTAAAGAACCCAAGAGATTGCAATGTGCACAATTATCAGCAGAGCAGTCAGTCTGGTGCCAATTGTACAAATGAGACactagcatgctagcgtgctaATGGACGCTAAGGTGATTACTGCCATGCTAATCCAGTTAGCTTTTAGCCCGCCCATTAGCCCACAGCAGCTGGGTTAGCACACAGGCTGAAAACCGGGAGGATTAGCAGCATGGCATGAGTCAGCGTGAGCTGGTTAGCTTAATCCCAGCTAGTGACCCGGGCAatactgtgtgtctgtgtgtgtgtgttgcaggagttgtaggatattagaaacaaattgacaacccggttcataaaatgcatatagtgtacaccagaatacagccatgattctggaactgtgtaatcaataaagtaatgacaatattgtaaaaccactgtaattctgcaactgtaatgcatgcatgtaatacttgaacaacaactgatattgttagttgatagtgtgtgtgtgtgtgtgtgtgtgtgtgtgtgtgtgagatggctTTAATTTGATATTGGGTGTTTTGAGGGGGAAACAGAGTTAAATGCTTACTGGTTACTTTACGCGTCCTCTGTCTGCAGTTATGATGGGGTTCCCTTCCTGATGCACGACTCCACCCTAAGGAGAACCACCAATGTCGCTGATGTTTTCCCAAATCGAACACACGTCGACGCCTCCATGTTCACCTGGgctgagctgcagctgctgaatgCTGGTGACTGGTTCTTATCGGTGAGGCTTGTAGTACGCGGCTTGGTTTGCTTAAAAATATGCAATACAACCGAAGTGTAATTCACACCGGAGGGAAAATGATACACATTGTAACCTTAAATAATTATGGGGTTATGTTAGGATTAGAGTAGATTAGATtcgattagattcaactttattgtcattgcacaggatATGACACTTTCACATGTAACTGTAAAGTAAAACCAACTAATTTTTAACACTAAATTACTGTATTGTTGCTGCATATGCAAACATATGCAAACTTCAAATTACCTCTGACAAACTATTCAAAGCTTGGCTTTAGGTTGAATTTgagttcatttcatttcataagaCCTCGAGCTTGGAAGATTGACGGACTAACCTGTATTTTCCAGAGGGATCCCTTTGGGACGGTGTCGTCCCTGTCCGAGGCGGACTGCTCCATGGCCCAGAACCAGTCTGTTCCCTCACTGGCCCAGTTTCTGGAGTTGGCGGCCATTAGCAATAAATTTGTGCTGTTTGACCTGCACAGGCCACCGTTTGGACATCCCTACTATGAGTCATACATTAACACCACTCTGCAGGTGGTTCAGGCCCACATCAACTCCTCACAGGTATTTCCAGGTGGATGTGTGTAAAACTCTAGCAAACAAACAATGTCACGTTTTTTTCTCAGTCCTCAATCCGCTGAGTCTATTCAATACTTTTCaacgtttttttcaaatgtccaaAGCAGAAAAATGTGCAGTGTTCTTTAAGGATGTGTCTGGCATATACTATATTTAGCAAATCTTCCCCAGCTTCTCCATTTTAATACTACAGTTCTTGTTTCAGCACAATtcagttcattttaaatcattttaaatgggaCATTCTCGAATCTGGAAATTGTCACTAAGCAATCTGCTgaggcagtggtccccaacaaCCGGCCCACACGGTACCACttacttttttatttgacttttttctaaaataatcatttaatttgaaaaatgacCAGATTCTCTCTCAATAACGTGCTTTTCCCAGGCATTATTTACTGTGCGCATGGATCACTAACATCCATGAGGTTTCATCTTTACCGCTTTACTGCTAACAATAGCCATTTTTGTTGTAACATTCATTATGGGGGCCTGAAGAGCAGTTTTTATGAATGTACCATTTGCTGTTGTAAGTGGTAAAAGTGTATTTGAGCCTACACAGATGACCATTTGtttataattgtgtgtgtgtaggtgctgTGGCTGCCATCTGAAGACAGGGAGCTGGTCCAGGCTGTGGACCCGGAGCTTCAGCAGACCTCCGGAGAAGGAGCGTCTCTTCAGGACCTGACAGACGGCCACATCACCAGACTGAACCTGCACTACAGCACCATGTCACAGCAACAGTTCAGGTAAACACGCAATTCAATAGAGAAATAAACGCTTTGAAAGAAATAGATATTTTAGGCAAAAAGTTAGTGTATGTAATGATTCATTCGCAATATTCAGCAAAACAGTTTGAGCTGAAAAACACCCACATTGGTGGATTTAAATCAATTAAATAATTTCCCTCAAATGCAAGCATGGCAAACATAGAAGTGACTGAATGCTGCACTTGTATTTACCTCATTATAGGATACTGGCGAGGGGGACGGTGCCCCTTCACTGTGCGCTGATATAGAGCTGTGTGGGTGGATTCCCATGTGTGTAGTTATGTAACATAAGGTACAGATGGCCACCACGGTCACTTCGTCTCACTGCGTTCTCACACAATTGGGCATTGCGCAGGTGTGTAGGCGTATGGAGCCTACGATGCCTCTGTCGAACCGGGAAGTCCGAATCTGTCAATATCTCGCCAACTGTACCGAACTCAGGCGCACGGATGCTGCGTTGCTTTCGCAGTTATTAAGCTGTCACTCAGTTGATTCCACGCCCTCTACACCAGATAAGGGCCAAAAGTctgaatttgaaaaaatatgacctgaaagtgaaaaaaagagggtTCTTCAATGTTTAAGTCCAAAacttaaactttcaggttcacatttgtttttcaaaggatCTTAAACGTTTGGCTAGGTTTGGCTCCATAGAGGCGTCCTGTAaatggctcttttttttgtgacgcCACGCTTCCAGTTTTACCAGTTACTACTAGTTAGTAAGCTTTATATTCTATATACAATTTACTTttgtgaagtaaaaaaaagcgCTGGATGCAGCATCACCTGAGTGTTCCCTCTGTGGCCAGATAAAACCTGGCTACAGAGGGCCTTCAGACGGTCGGAGTGAGGAGAAGTCGTGGAGGAGGTTCAAATGATGGAGGTGTTTCAGAAGAGAGGAGCGTACTCAAGGCTCATGAGTAGCAGGCACAAGAGAAACAAGTGGGAGGTTTAGCACTGGGTGCACAACCCAAATATGTGGGAGAAAAATCTGGAGAGAAAGATGTTTGAGTGAAATAGAATATATCTAAAACACCCTCAGTATCAGCGTCATACGCTCTGTCATAATACACATCATAAAAACAAACCCAGAGTGGACTTCATGAGAACGGTCATGCAGGTGACCAATGCTCAGCTGATTTCAGACATCGATTTCAGTGCAAAACAGAATTCTGGTGCGTCAACAGCTTTTGAGGAAGATGAAATTGCTCCATTTGAAACAAACAGTTTATATAACTCCAGGGGATTATGCAACTCCAGGCTTGGCAAAGAACAATTTATATTCGCCTCAACATATGGTCATTAGAATTTCAAAGGACGCTTTCATCCTGACAACCTGCCAGGCATACAGGGGGagatacctgtgtgtgtgtgtgtgtgtgtgtttcagactgAGTGGAATTTAATGCCCTCATTGTGATGAATACCACTTTCTTCCTCCTGTCCTACTAATTCTAATGGTGGAAAATTATGTACAATTAAGAAATTGTACTTCTTTAAGAAAACAACAATCCCCATAATAATCCCAATAGTACTTTATAAATATCTGCATAACATGCTGTGCACATACAAATCCCAGTTTGAATTGCTAATCACTGAGTAGATGGCAAAGACAAACCAATGTTTAGAGGCCAGTTTAATAATGATGGAGTGTCACTGGAAATAACTTCAACATCCAAGTCCAGCAGTTGTCGTGTAAGACGTCCGCTAAATGTAACTTTCAATcatttcactcttttttttgttggggtgAAAATGAGTTATATAATGCATTCAAAGTCTgaatttttctttcttttctgctaAAATAGTTGTTGTTGAGGAAACTCCTCAACTACAAGTCTGTAGGCCTTCGTGATCTTCAGCGGTGAGATACAGGGTTGCTGTAGCACAGCTGGTGTTGCTTCTGCTCGCGTGTCCTGTGCATGTGATGTGCGATGCCCCTTAGTCTCTTGGGACCAGGCGGTAAAGGAGAGTGTTGAATGtgtcctttgtctttctctccaGCAAGTACCAGTCGGTGAACATCAGCACCAACCTGTATGTGATCAGCCAGCCGTGGCTCTACACGCTGGCCTGGTGTGCCGGAGCTCAGTCTGTAACCACCAACTCCGTCCACATCCTGTCCAACGTCAACAAGCCGCTCTTCCTCATGGTGAGCACATTCAAGTCCTCGCCGTCCTCCCTGCTGTTACCTGGAATGTTAGCACTACTGAATTGAAAcctattttttcccccccgggaCATACTTTaggtttaaatataaatgtatatgtaaatataaacaGTATTACAGTATTATAACAGTATTACTTCAAGGCTTAACCCTTTGTTCCCATTCACAGAGCAACGCACTGGGGGGTAGAAGTCAGCATTAAGGGGGTAATAATATTTAGCATTGCATTTCCATGAAGTAGGTGTCCCCTCAGAAGACGGATTAAAAAGGCTGCGTAGGTCCCTGGTATGGAATCTATGCTTCCTAtatttcccataatgcagctCAAAGATTAACTGTGACTAGATCTCTCAGACATAGAAGCTACTTTAGTACTAAAATGGTTGGTGAATTGTTCCTAGACTTACTGTTGATATTACATAGATATGACGAAAAATGCAATGgtgtaatatttaatattaaacataatttaataaaatgagTAACATTTGTaagttaatttaaaatgaaaaacatactaacatcagctaacagctaacttcCTTCCTTCAGCAACATTCATACAAATATGCTAAACTGGCTGAAACTACCAGTCCTGAGagaggagacggacagagagggagggggggggaggaatcgGAGGCGATAGTCCATGTGTAGTCTGGTAGGAGCTCCTGCATCAGTCTGAGCACCTCTTCAGCAGGTATCGTGGGTGTTTTGAAGATTTGGTCTCTGACCTGTTGCTTACGTAAACCCTCCCAGGTATCTCTCACCACCCACGTGTCTGCAAAACTTCAAATGAGTTTGATTATGCTTTTATTACGAGTGTCGAAGTGCAAGCCCGGTACCCAATGGCCACTAGAGGAAATAATGACATTCAAAGCCACAAAATGCACTCAACCCtcattctctctgtctctgtctctcagacTCCAGAGGAATATAGCTTGATGTGGATTTTGACAGATGCTGTGTCGGCCTTCCTCATCATTGCAGTTTTCATATTCCACTGGTGCGTAgacaaactaacacacacacacacacacacacacacacacacacacacacacaattttccTTCCCTGCTAATTGTAACGTCTGGTATTGAGGAGGTGAAGCCGTGCAGGGCTGCGTCATCCTGGCTGCTGATTAGTTTTCATAAATGCATCCATATGTCATCTGGAATGTCACAGTGGCTGTTTGAAGAGACATGTGCTTCATCAATGTCACAACGGAGAGAAATCCCAGCTGCAGCATTctcatttatctttttaccCATCACTTATATCATAGGAATATTACAATATTTGCCATTAAAAAGCTTAATTGTGGTCAGACATACTGAAGGACCACTAGACAGCTTTGTGTTCGATATAATCACAACATGCGCAATCAGAGAAGTGAaccaaagaaaacaatattCCACTGAAGTGATGAGGTCAGACTGCTTTGAATGTCAGAAAGAAGGGGACTGTGTTCAGTCTCTATAAGGGGACTATATAGCTATAGCTATATATAGAAGCTACATAGTTACTTCTTTCACTTATAGCGTGTGGAACACCAGGGCACCACTATGAATGTCCTCCGGGAAAGATGCCATATTCAAAATGTCACCGCACAACCAGGGCTTGTAAaacaaagtgtgcgtgtgtgtaaatgtcATTGTGCTTCGTCCCTCCTGTCAGCCAGATGAGGCCCTTCACCACAAAGGGCAGGATGCTCATTTTTTTATGGCCTCCtttgtggatttatttttttcttcatctattGTTAGCGCGTCGCTCTTTCATCGGTAGCTTTCACCTCCCTTTCATACACGGGCCTTGGTCCTCTCCCACCTGGACACCTTCACACATCCTCATGCACCATGAAAGTAGTTACTGTGGCAGCCTGCAAAGCACAAAACACCCAGCTGGTTATTCACTGCCtatgtgatctgtgtgtgtgtgtgtgtgtgtgtgtcccaggtggagggagagaggtcTGCCCTTCTGGTCCGGCAGCCGCCAGACTCACGAGAACGGACCGTACAGCAAGTTCAGGACGGGTATGGATGTCTTTTTTCTAACCGTGACATTGTGGACAAATGTGAGGACAACAGATTTAAAGACCTCCGCCATTCTTCCTAACACTGAATTCTGAGGCTGCTTTTGTGTCCgaaacatttcatattttagGGCAAGTGTCTCGCCAGCTTCTTGTCCACTTTTGGAAAATACTGTTGTGTGGCACATTGTATGTGCGTTAGGTGAGGACATCTATGTCCGTCTCTCGGATGGTTTGGCTAATGACCGTCTAGTTGACACTTTCCAACCGGTTACAAGAGCTGACTGCCAACACACACCGAAGCATCTCAGTCCCGTGTACGAGTTCATGTTCTGGGATGCTGACTGACCGCTCAAGCTAACCCTCCACACTGAACACAGAGGTTTCCTTCATATCGACAGCAACGAATGATCGTATTCCAAAAGAAGGCGGAGGCGTTACTTTATCATTTCCGTCTTTGCATGTTTTGATCTcctgctgtgtgttgttgtgtgtgtgtgtgtgtgtgtgtcagactccTCAGAGGTCATCTGTGTTCGCTGGAGCCCCCTCCACTCCGACCCCCCCTGCCGGAGccctcatcttctccctcccctCGGTCTTCAGCCCATGACCCCCGTGCACGTTCAGCCCTGCATGTCTGCCCTGCGAGAAGCCCTGTATGACCTGTGCGACCCCCCTGTAGAGAACGAGCGAGAGAGATGTGTGGGATTTAAACAGCTGTGATGTCATCCTTTGCTAGTGTCCTTGCATCATGCACCTTCATCTTTACATTTGGCTGCAGCTAGTAATCATTAAAGTAGTAATATACTCACATCGCCTGCCCGTACTAAGCCCCTGGTATTGGTTCCTTGTGGATCTTTGCCTCTCCTCCAATGTTGTCTCCgtattacccacaatgccactCATTAACAGGTGAAGGTATAAACTCTAAAttgacctttgcccccccccctcccccacccccttgcAGAGCTGAGTGACGTGTGGTCCATTTCCAGCGCCAACATCCGGACCGACCTACGGAGCATGCCCAGTTCAACCAGCaacccccacctgccccccatCACAGAGGAGTGAcggggagcagagagagagagagaatgatgaGTGGAGGAAGAGTGTTGGAAACTTTACTTTATGAAATTTTTAAGTTTTGGTCAATATTTGTGACAAAATAAGCAACAGATCCAATCGAATAGGAGCGTTCTTTAATAGTTTAGATCTATGACACCACTTAACAATAAAGCCTTTGTGGTGAGAAAAGCTCAGAAATGTGCAAATAACCAAAACGTCTGACTTTGACAGTTCGTAGAGTGAAATTATCACACATATTAAGAAGCTAAATTGATCAaatgtgtttggataaatgtgtATATGATGAGGCTTCAAAAAACGGCATTTAgaaatcacatttattttcatctgctgacacttttatctaaAAGAACTTCAGAGGTACAACGCAGGCAGCAGCTTTTTGTGACTTGAACAATTCGACtggtctctctccccctggtctctctgtctctctccccctggtctctctgtctctctccccctggtctctctgtctctctccccctggtctctctgtctctctccccctggtctctctgtctctccccctggtctctctgtctctctccccctcgtctctctgtctctctccccctggtctctctgtctctccccctggtctctctgtctctctccccctggtctctctgtctctctccccctcatctctctccccctggtctctctgtctctctccccctggtctctctccccctggtctctctgtctctctccccctggtctctctgtctctccccctggtctctctgtctctctccccctggtctctctccccctggtctctctgtctctctccccctggtctctctccccctggtcTCTCTGTCTGAGGGAGGAACTGAAGTGCAGAAACAAACCTCATTCGCTGATCTTCAACCCGAGACGGAGCGCAGAGCCTCTGAGAGGCCATTTTCATACTATACTGTAGTCTTATAGACGCATTTGGAAGAAAGACGCTGGCATGCTTGAGAACATTTTCATCATTTAACACCACCAGCTGTGCTCAACGACGCAAGAACACCAAACCTCCCAAAAGAACCGAGaaacccctgaacacacactgctgcagtaACTCCCAGCCGCTTTCATTCTGCCCGCTTCGCGCTTCTAGCTGATCAAGACAAACGCTTGTCCGACGAAGAGCGGCAGAGAAGCTGGAGACGATGATGAAATGGACCAGGAGcactttttatttcttgtttcaGCTGTACAGATATCAGGCGCATTGGGCCCAACCGTTGCCCACGTGTTACGCGTGGCTCTCTGTCTTTGACTTGTTGGATGCGGTGTGTGAACTGAACCCTGTTGGAATGAATGTGTACCAAAGGGCTCGAGAAGCCGTTGTCAAGTACTATTTCTGCTTTCTACTAGTGAATGTATTCTCAAGCGGGGCCGTGTTTCTTAAAAGCATACGAGGAATTCTTTGGCGCTTAAAGCCAAATGATTGGTGAGCCGCTCTACATAAAGATGCTTTTGAGACTTCTCTCTTTCACGAGACAGCGAGTGCAGCTGCTTTCCGTGAGTCCCCGTGTGCTCTGGTGTCTTAACCTCAGCTGGTTTTAGATCTGAAATCCAGTGTCTTGTCTCAACGTTTCTCGGGTAAAATGACTTATGAAAGTTAGTGACGATATGCTGCACAGTGAAGCAGTAAGTGCCATTATAAAAACACAGCTGTGCGCCACACGCATCACATCCAACCGGCAGTCAGAACCCATGCGCCCACCACGTTACCCAACGAGCCTTTCACTCTCACACAGCATTGTTAGACTTTTTAAGTTTGGGAATTGTAGATTAAGTGAAGTCATCACAGTGCAGAATCACATcttaatgtgtatatatatatatattgtatggtATCGTCTGATTACATGGTGTACTCAGCTTGTATGAATAAGTGGTTAGcactttgtatttgtgtttctgtttagAATATAATAGGCTAAGCATTTTAGCTGCAATCATAATAGCTGCACAGCTGTATTTATTCTATTGAATATGATGTTTCCCACCGCTGGAGCTTTTTTAGTGAGTGAGTCTGGTGACAACGCAGCACCGGGCTGGATTTTACTTTTGGAGATGACTTTTAAGCTTCGCATGTGTTGGATTTGTCCAACTTTTGTAGATGCTTTATATTAAACCTACCATCTATCTTTTTACTGTAGGACTCTCAAACGGTGTCCCAAAACGGTGTCCGGTAAAAAGGTGGCATTCAGGCGGTTGGAGGCTTAATAAAAGCTTTGTC
Coding sequences:
- the gdpd4a gene encoding glycerophosphodiester phosphodiesterase domain-containing protein 5 isoform X1, encoding MVVLSWPIALHFFRMSKRVRQVAILGLYLSVLSSLYLVPLGMYSPCILEAGRLGPAPTLIGHRGAPMLAPENTVMSFERAVEAGGEGLETDVTISYDGVPFLMHDSTLRRTTNVADVFPNRTHVDASMFTWAELQLLNAGDWFLSRDPFGTVSSLSEADCSMAQNQSVPSLAQFLELAAISNKFVLFDLHRPPFGHPYYESYINTTLQVVQAHINSSQVLWLPSEDRELVQAVDPELQQTSGEGASLQDLTDGHITRLNLHYSTMSQQQFSKYQSVNISTNLYVISQPWLYTLAWCAGAQSVTTNSVHILSNVNKPLFLMTPEEYSLMWILTDAVSAFLIIAVFIFHWWRERGLPFWSGSRQTHENGPYSKFRTDSSEVICVRWSPLHSDPPCRSPHLLPPLGLQPMTPVHVQPCMSALREALAE
- the gdpd4a gene encoding glycerophosphodiester phosphodiesterase domain-containing protein 5 isoform X2, with amino-acid sequence MVVLSWPIALHFFRMSKRVRQVAILGLYLSVLSSLYLVPLGMYSPCILEAGRLGPAPTLIGHRGAPMLAPENTVMSFERAVEAGGEGLETDVTISYDGVPFLMHDSTLRRTTNVADVFPNRTHVDASMFTWAELQLLNAGDWFLSRDPFGTVSSLSEADCSMAQNQSVPSLAQFLELAAISNKFVLFDLHRPPFGHPYYESYINTTLQVVQAHINSSQVLWLPSEDRELVQAVDPELQQTSGEGASLQDLTDGHITRLNLHYSTMSQQQFSKYQSVNISTNLYVISQPWLYTLAWCAGAQSVTTNSVHILSNVNKPLFLMTPEEYSLMWILTDAVSAFLIIAVFIFHWWRERGLPFWSGSRQTHENGPYSKFRTELSDVWSISSANIRTDLRSMPSSTSNPHLPPITEE